In the Saccharococcus thermophilus genome, TGAAACCGGGGGCGAAGGGACGCCTTGAGGGACGCCAAGGCTTGTTCGGCATCTTCCCGGCAGGAGAAGGGGTGACGCTCCCAACGGGCTTGTTCCTCGCGAAGAAGCTCCGCTTCTTTGGTTCGTTCTTTTTCAAGCGTCTTTCCTTTTCGCTGGTCGAGCGCGCTCGATTCAACAACGATCAGCCGAACGGGGTGGCCTTCATACGTCGAGGCCGTTTCCCATACCCGGTACGTGGCGCCGTTTCTCTCCGCCAACGTAAAGGGATCGCTCCACGTCGTGTCCTCAGCATCCGCTTCGGCCAGCGCGGTTTTCACGATCCGGAGCGACGAAGGGCCTCTGGTGATCAAAAAGGCGTTGGCCGCTTTGGTTTGCGCCAGGGTCTCTTTCGTCATCGCGGCGGAATCGGCCACGTAAATCCATTCGTCTTCGATTTTGGCCTGCTTCAGCTGTTCATGGACACGAGACAGCACCTCGGGATTCCATGTTTTATCGGGCAGGTTGCCATCGTGCACATCGCCGTAAAACGGGATGCCGTCCTCGTTGCCGACCAGTCCGAAACCGATCTGTTTTTGCCAACGATGATGGCGGTTGTAGCCATGTGTGATTTGTAAGGCCTCTAACGAGGCCGATTCATACGCGCCGTAAACGGTCTTGTCCGTCGTATCGGCGTGGAAGGCTCGGAGGGAAAGGCCTTCTTTTCGATAAATATGAATCAAGCAAGTGCTGATGACGTTGTGAATGCCAGCCTCATACAGGCGATCGAGATGACGGGCCAACGCATCGTCGTTCAACCAGGAAGGATGGAGATCGGGACGGATGAGTTTCTCACAATCGACCTCCTGAGCCCAATGTTCCAAGTGAACAAGGGCTTGCCGGCCGTCAAACACATTGTAGAGGATGGCCTGAACGGCATCGCTGACTCGCGTTTGGCACTGCGGATCGACGGGCACGAGATGGTCAATCAATTGAGGCAGACCCAGTTTCTTGAATAGGGCACTTATTATATTCAAATAAGAATTGCGATAGACCTTTTTGACTTGAACGTTCATAAGTGAAAAACTCCTTTACGTTCCTTGTGTGTCAAGGATTCATTCGACATCGGAACGAAAAAATCCTCCCGATTTTCGTCGAGAGGGTGCGAAATGTGAGATTTTACATTCACGTTCAAGGAAAATAAGGAACAGTTGTAAAGTTTGCTGATAACTGGCAAGTGTTTTTCGAGATAAATTTTTTGAATCACAATACAGTAGGAAATTATCTAAATGCATCTGAAGATCATTCAAAATAAAAAACACCTCCAGATTTTATTGTTGGTCAATAAAATCTGAAAGTGTTTTTTATTAGTTGATATTTAATTCTGAATTTATGGGTATAGATAAGAAATTTATTGGTCAGCGGCGTGAATATGGAAGATTTTTACTATACCCTTAAGCCCTTGATACACTTGCTCTTAAGACGCCTTATGCTCTAATCTTAACTTATCTGCCACCATCGCGATGAATTCGCTGTTCATCGGTTTGGCTTTCGACATGCTTACAGTATAGCCGAATAAGGAAGAAATGGATTCGAGATTGCCGCGGCTCCAGGCAACTTCGATCGCATGGCGAATCGCCCGCTCAACACGGCTAGCGGTTGTGTTGTATTTTTTAGCGATATCCGGATAAAGCACTTTCGTAATCGAACCGAGCAATTCGATATCATGATATACCATGGCAATCGCTTCGCGTAAATATAAATATCCTTTGATATGAGCCGGAACGCCGATCTCATGAATGATGCTCGTGATGCTGGCATCCAAATTTTTCGGTTTGTTGTCGCGCGCTTGATAAGATGGAACCGTTTTTTTCATAATCGGCGTTGTTTTTCCATAAATTTGCCGGATATGATGCACCAAATTTTCCATATCAAACGGTTTTAAAATAAAGTAAGAAGCGCCAAGTTCGACCGCTTTCTTTGTTACATCTTCCTGGCCAAATGCCGTTAACATAATGACGTTCGGCGGCTGCTGCTGCCGCTTCGTCCGAATTTTTTCCAGCACCGCTAAACCATCTAAATGCGGCATAATAATGTCTAACAACAAAATATCCGGCTGCTTTTCTTCGAGCATATATAAGCAATCTTGGCCGTTATAAGCCGTTCCAATGACTTCCATGTCGCTTTGGCTAGAAATATATTCTTCGAGCAGGCTTACTAATTCGCGATTATCATCTGCGATACATACTTTAATTTTCAAGAAACATCTTCCTCCCTATTCCCTTTTTTCTATGTAGAAAAATCCATTTAGATAAATTCGACAATAGGATGACAAAATCCTTTTATTTTTTGCAAAATACCGAAAAATAAATGATTCTTAAGATTATAACAAAAATAGAGCAAATTTGACAATTCGCAGATGGGAATTGTTACATTTTTGTCGAAAAATCTTTATATATGGTACCGTCAAGAATTTTGTGTAATGTAAATGGGGTAGGGTTTCTCTGAAATGGATTTGAATTGATAGGGGACTGATTTTCTCCACACAGGAGACTGAATATTCAGTCTCTTGTGTGGAAAGGGAGAATCCCCTTATTTTGTTTATTTACAATATTTGGTTAACAATAACGTTCTTCAAACATTCGTTGAAGGGCTTCCTGCGCTTCGGCAAATCCTCTTAACTTTCGCCCTGCCCATTTCTCATTAAAATCTTGGATGGTCAAATACACGACTTTTTCCGCGGCTTCTAAACTGCTCAAACTGTTCATCGGCTTTAGACGTTTCCGAATCTCTTTGATCGTTCGTTCGATGACATTCGTCGTGTAAATCACACTTCGAATACTGCTTGGATAATCCATAAATGTAAGGAGGACATCCAACTCATTGGCCCAAGATTGAACTTCTCTTGGATATTTGCTGGACCATTTCGACTCAAACTGTTGAAACATTTGTAACGCCATCTCCTTATTCGGCGCGCGATAAATCAGCTTGAGATCCTCGGCCACTTCGAATTGGTCTTTTTTCCGAACACGGCTGAGGGTGTTGCGGACTTTGTGCACGACACAGCGCTGCACATCGGCTTTCGGATACACCGCCTTAAAGGCTTCCTCCAGCCCCGGAAGGCCATCGAAGACGCCAAGAAGCACTTCCTTGACGCCTCTTTGGTAGAGGTGTTGAAGAATTTCCTGCCATACATAGGCGCTTTCTTGTCCTCCCACGAAGAAATCCAGAATTTCTCGATACCCTTCTTCATTCACTCCTAACACCACATAAATGACTTCTTTCTCTACCGTATCGCGGCGAAGTTTCACGTACAAGCCGTCCAAATATAAGACAGAATAACGTTTGGATAGTGGACGATGGTGCCATTTCTCGATGTCTTCTTTCACGACATCGGTAATACGGCTGATCGTCGCTGGAGAATAAGCATTTCCTAGAATTCGTTCGATAAACTTGCCAATTTCCCGTGTACTCATGCCACTTTGATACATCCTAATGATGGCTTCCTCCAGCCAGCCGGTGTGGCGTTGATAAGGGGCAAACAACTGTGTTTGAAATTCCCCGTTTCGGTCTCTTGGAACCAAAAGACCCTCAATCCGGCCATATTGCGTATCTAGATTTCGCTGATAGTAGCCGTTTCTCATATTCGGCGTTCCAGCCTGTTCGATTTCGAGGAAATGTTTGATTTCTTCCCGCATAATCAGCTCTAATTTTTCCTTCACAAACTGACGAATGACACTTTCCAGTTGATTTGCCCAGTCGACATTCGGTATACTTCTTTTAGACATAGGTAGGGTACTCCTTTCTCTAAGATTTTTGGTCCAATCAGAGAATACCCTACCTTTTTTCTTTTGTTCTAGCAAAATGCTTTACACAAACTTTTATACATCATCTTATATAACCCGTGGTGCTAGATAAAATCAGACAAGCATAAAAATAGCCCTTGCATGAGGATCTCCTTAAAATGAAAGTGCAACCAAACATCAAAAGGAGAAGTTCCCATGCAAGAGCACTTTCATTTTACAACAGATCGTGTCAAACTTCAAAAACAATATGCATCGATTTTGCTTTTTGTATCGGCTCAACTATCGAGTATCCAGATTCATCTTCAACGTCGAAATCGTCATTTGTTGAAACAGAAAGACGAAGTCATCATCACCATCCATGTCCTTGGAAAGTTGTTGGGCTTCACTTCCGAACGGGCTTGGCACCGGTTTGTGATTGGGAATTTGTTTCCCAAGGCCTTGTTCCCTGAGCGTTCTCGGTACAACCGTCGCTGCCGAGCGCTTAGCTTTGCGATCAAGTGGATTCGACACCAGTTGGCCAAGCGCGGGCAACACCATGCGTATGCGGTCGTGGACAGCTTGCCGATCGAGCTGTGTCATTCAGCTCGAATGCATCGCGTCAAACGATTCCGTGGAATTGCCGATATTGGCTATTGTGCTTCCAAAAGGATCACTTTCTATGGGTTGAAACTTCACCTGCAGGTCACCGACCAAGGGCTTCCGATGGGATATGTTGTCACCGAAGCGTCTTGTCACGACCGGGTGGCCGCTGAAACCGTCATGACGCAAATTCCACATCCGTATAACCTCGGTGACAAAGGGTATATCAGCCAAAAGCTGCAAAAGAAGCTGTACGAAGAGCACCGGGTCGCTTTTTGGACGCCCGTTCGAAAAAATCAGCGAATTCGCCAATCGGACGCATGGAAACAGTGGATGAAGCGAAAACGTAAAGTGGTGGAAACCGTGTTTTCGATTTTAGTCGATTCGTATCGGATCACCGAGATTCGAGCGAACTCGGTTTCTGGATTTGAAACGGCGCTGGATGGTATTTTACTGGCTTACTCCCTTGTTGTTCTTGGGCTAGTTGAGTGTTAAAACTCAACTAGCACCACGGGTTTATATATTCATTTTATATGATGTTTCACCAAATATCTATGCAAAAAAGGTAAATTTCTTGACGTTTTTTACAAAATTTTTTGCTTAAAAAGGCGGGCTGAATCGATCAGCTCGCCTTTTTCTGTTTGCCATATATATCAATGCCTGCTTCGTTTAACATCCATTCAATATGAACACCATATCCTGAAGTCGGATCGTTCACAAATACGTGTGTAACAGCGCCAACTAATTTCCCATTTTGAATAATCGGGCTTCCGCTCATTCCTTGAACGATTCCGCCTGTTTTCTTTAATAAGCGCGGGTCGGTAACACGGATGACTAGCCCTTTAGTGGCTGGGAATTTTTGTGGAATGGTGCTGACAATTTCGATATCAAATTGTTCAACTTTATCGTCTTCGACCACCGTCAACATTTTTGCCGGTCCCTCTTTTACTTGGTTCGCTAAAGCAACAGGAATCGGTTTAGTAAAAATTCTGTTTTCCACCGGTTTTGTCAATGTCCCAAAAATGCCAAACGGACTATTTTCCGTGATATTTCCAATTACCTCTTCGTCCTCGGAAAATCGTGCTAATTTCTCCCCTGGATTGCCGCTGCTTCCTTTTTCAATCGAGGTAACCGTTGATCTCATAATTTGCCCATTTTGCACAACAATTGGTTTTTTCGTATCCATATCGGAAATGACATGACCAAGTGCTCCGTATTTTTTAGAAACAGGGTCATAAAACGTCATCGTGCCAATTCCAGCGGCAGAGTCCCGGATGTACAAGCCGATGCGGTAAGCGTGGTCATGCTTGTCTTTGAGCGGAACCAGTTTGGTCGTAAAGGAATGTTGATCGCGCAGAACTTGAAGATGGAGCGGTTTTCCTGTTTTTCCTGCTTCCTCAATGAAAGGAGAGAGGTCGCTCATCTTTTCGATTTTTTTGCCATTAATGCCTGTAATTATATCCCCTACTTGAATTCCGGCGATTTCTCCCGGCGATTTTTTTCCCTTTTCTGTTTCGACGAGATGATAGCCAACAACGAGAACCCCTACCGTATTTAACTTAACGCCAATCGATTGCCCTCCAGGAATGACTTTCAACGTTGGCAGTACTTTTACATCCACTTGTT is a window encoding:
- a CDS encoding IS1634 family transposase, translated to MNVQVKKVYRNSYLNIISALFKKLGLPQLIDHLVPVDPQCQTRVSDAVQAILYNVFDGRQALVHLEHWAQEVDCEKLIRPDLHPSWLNDDALARHLDRLYEAGIHNVISTCLIHIYRKEGLSLRAFHADTTDKTVYGAYESASLEALQITHGYNRHHRWQKQIGFGLVGNEDGIPFYGDVHDGNLPDKTWNPEVLSRVHEQLKQAKIEDEWIYVADSAAMTKETLAQTKAANAFLITRGPSSLRIVKTALAEADAEDTTWSDPFTLAERNGATYRVWETASTYEGHPVRLIVVESSALDQRKGKTLEKERTKEAELLREEQARWERHPFSCREDAEQALASLKASLRPRFHRVEAAVEEIVRLKKRRGRPKKGAEPEVETLYFLHLDVEFDQDAWEQARRKASRFVLVTTVPKEWKGQPMDAQEILKLYKGQISVEMNFAFLKDPFFTDEIYVKKPERVAVLGYLFLLALAIYRVFQRRVRQFITPEHPLKGPGGRKLTRPTGQAIFQLFQYVNVVLFKLPDGRIQRSLDRSLTPDQRRILQGLGMDESIYV
- the spo0A gene encoding sporulation transcription factor Spo0A — protein: MKIKVCIADDNRELVSLLEEYISSQSDMEVIGTAYNGQDCLYMLEEKQPDILLLDIIMPHLDGLAVLEKIRTKRQQQPPNVIMLTAFGQEDVTKKAVELGASYFILKPFDMENLVHHIRQIYGKTTPIMKKTVPSYQARDNKPKNLDASITSIIHEIGVPAHIKGYLYLREAIAMVYHDIELLGSITKVLYPDIAKKYNTTASRVERAIRHAIEVAWSRGNLESISSLFGYTVSMSKAKPMNSEFIAMVADKLRLEHKAS
- a CDS encoding IS256 family transposase, which codes for MSKRSIPNVDWANQLESVIRQFVKEKLELIMREEIKHFLEIEQAGTPNMRNGYYQRNLDTQYGRIEGLLVPRDRNGEFQTQLFAPYQRHTGWLEEAIIRMYQSGMSTREIGKFIERILGNAYSPATISRITDVVKEDIEKWHHRPLSKRYSVLYLDGLYVKLRRDTVEKEVIYVVLGVNEEGYREILDFFVGGQESAYVWQEILQHLYQRGVKEVLLGVFDGLPGLEEAFKAVYPKADVQRCVVHKVRNTLSRVRKKDQFEVAEDLKLIYRAPNKEMALQMFQQFESKWSSKYPREVQSWANELDVLLTFMDYPSSIRSVIYTTNVIERTIKEIRKRLKPMNSLSSLEAAEKVVYLTIQDFNEKWAGRKLRGFAEAQEALQRMFEERYC
- a CDS encoding IS982 family transposase; its protein translation is MQEHFHFTTDRVKLQKQYASILLFVSAQLSSIQIHLQRRNRHLLKQKDEVIITIHVLGKLLGFTSERAWHRFVIGNLFPKALFPERSRYNRRCRALSFAIKWIRHQLAKRGQHHAYAVVDSLPIELCHSARMHRVKRFRGIADIGYCASKRITFYGLKLHLQVTDQGLPMGYVVTEASCHDRVAAETVMTQIPHPYNLGDKGYISQKLQKKLYEEHRVAFWTPVRKNQRIRQSDAWKQWMKRKRKVVETVFSILVDSYRITEIRANSVSGFETALDGILLAYSLVVLGLVEC
- the spoIVB gene encoding SpoIVB peptidase; amino-acid sequence: MNTEAIRKIVGVFLLISLILIGMSKPMKEYLQIPKQIMLFEGEAVRFPIVALPVQAMVKDAPKSIEVYEQNHSLSVKAKQSGEKKMVLEVAGMPIKQVDVKVLPTLKVIPGGQSIGVKLNTVGVLVVGYHLVETEKGKKSPGEIAGIQVGDIITGINGKKIEKMSDLSPFIEEAGKTGKPLHLQVLRDQHSFTTKLVPLKDKHDHAYRIGLYIRDSAAGIGTMTFYDPVSKKYGALGHVISDMDTKKPIVVQNGQIMRSTVTSIEKGSSGNPGEKLARFSEDEEVIGNITENSPFGIFGTLTKPVENRIFTKPIPVALANQVKEGPAKMLTVVEDDKVEQFDIEIVSTIPQKFPATKGLVIRVTDPRLLKKTGGIVQGMSGSPIIQNGKLVGAVTHVFVNDPTSGYGVHIEWMLNEAGIDIYGKQKKAS